ATTCAAAATAAGCGTGCACACTTCCCCATCTGTGATTCTTTCACCTGCCTTCGGTGATTGTGCCACCACTTTCCCACTTTTTCCTTCAAGCTCAAGCCGTAAGCCCAAGCGACTCGCTTCAAACAAGGCGCGATCAGCGCGTAGCCCAATCAGCATCGGCATTCTTTTGGAGTGATGAGCCGATTCGTGATGCGCTATTTCGGAGAAAGTAAGAGGCACTTTTGTCCAAATAGGCACGCGCTTGCCAGCTTCAATGCCTTGTTGAAGCACGACTTGCTGCACGGGGTCATGCAAGGCATTATCACGGCGAAAGTCGAGCTTATGCAAGCGCAAAAACGCTTTGGCTTCTTCAGCAGAGAGACCGCACACATTTGGCACAATCACGCTTTGCACCGTGTCTAAGAAAATTTGCTCCCGTGAGGGTGGTAGCACGCGAGCCAGTTTATCGCGATAGGTCTCACCTAAGGTGGAGAGCATTCGTCCACCGATGCTTGAAAAAACGGGTGCAGCGGCAATGCCGCCATAGTAGCCATTGGTTGGATTAATCATCATCACCAGCACAGCAAATTCAGGTGCTTCGGCGGGGAAAAACCCAACGAACGAAGCAACATACCTGCCCGTGCGGTAATTGCCCGATTCCAACTGCTGGGCAGTGCCAGTTTTGCCTGCCACAGCAATACCTTCAATGCGCGCAGCGCGCCCTGTGCCGCTATCCACCACAGCCTTGAGATACTGGCGCAGCTCTTGTGCAACCTCCGACGAGAGCACACGTCGCCGCACAACAGGTGAGAAGGTTTCTACAACATTGCCCTCTCTAAGAATGCGCCGCACCACAAAGGGCTTCATAAGCTCACCGCCATTGGCGACGGCGGCGTAAGCCGTAATGAGCTGAATTGGCGTAACCATGACTTCATAGCCATGCGCCATCCATGGCAGTGAGAGGCCTGACCACTCTTGCACAGGCTTCAGGCGCCCAGATACTTCACCCAGGAGGTCAATGCCAGTTTTTTCGCCAAAGCCAAAGGCTTTTGCTGTTGCATAGAATTTTTCTTTGCCTAATTTCAATGCGGTCTTGGCTGCGACAATGTTGCTCGAGTGTGCAATCGCCTGCCGAAATGTAACCGTCCCTAACTTCTCATGGTCAGTAATGACACGGTTCTGAATGCGGTAGCGACCGTTTTCGGCATAGATGCGCTCGTCAGGCTTCACCAGTTGATGCTGCACCGCTGCGGCTAACACCACAAGTTTGAATGTAGAGCCGGGCTCAAACGCATCAGTTACTGCACGGTTTCGTGTGGCTTCAGGGTGATAGGTTGTTTTCTGGTTCATATCAAAGTCGGGCACATTTGCCAATGCTAAAATTTCACCAGTGTGCACATTCATCACGATGGCAATACCAGCACTTGCACCAGACCGCGCAACACCGTGCTGCAGCTCGTCTTCTACAATCGCTTGCACATCAGCATCAATCGTTAGCTCAACATCATATCCTGCAATCGCATCTGAATGCGGAGCGCCTACGGCAGGGAATGCTGTGCCACGTGCCGTGCGCTGCATAGTGAGAAATCCATCTTTGCCGCGTAGCCACTCGTCTAATTGCTTTTCAAGACCACTAATGCCACGATTATCCGCATCTACAAAGCCAATTACATGCGACGCCAAATTTTCATAGCGCCGATGCACATCTTTTCGCACAATTAGACCCGCATCGCTTAGTGTCAGCAGTGCTTCCACTTTGGATGGCGGTTGATTGCGTTCTAGCCAGACAAAGCGCGTCTGTTCACTGAGCTTTTTGAGATAGTATTCCTTCGGCTTGCCAAAGACGCGTGCAAAAGCTGCAGCGACTGAATCTTTATCCTCCAAAAGTTTAGGGTCAGCAGCAAATGAGACCGTTGTGATGCTGCTGGCGAGCCGTCTGCCATAGCGGTCTAAAATGCTGCCGCGCAGCGCAGGGATGGTCGCCTTAAATTCATACTGCCGCTGGGCGCGTTCACGATATTCTGCAGCGTTCAGGATTTGCACCCAAATGAGCCGAACGATGACGCCAAGAGCTAGTAGTGCCATCCCCCCAAAAACCAGCATCAGGCGAATTTTCTCCTCCTTTTGCTGCAGGGCCTTCTCGCTTTTCTCTGTGTGTGCCATATCCAACCGCGTATTTCCTTCGGCAGAGAGAGCCCGCCTCTATGTCGGCCTTAGAGCACGGGCTTACTTGCCGCAGGATTGACTACTTATCGCTTTTCAGCTCCACAGGTGGTTCAGTCTTGTAGCGCAAGCCTAATCTCTTATAAGCCTCTGCGCTGATATGCTCAACGCGTTGCAAGGCTTTAAGCTGACTTTCCAGCTCTACATTGAGACTGCGTGCCGCTTCGATTTCTTTCTTAAGGGCTTCA
This genomic interval from Chloroherpetonaceae bacterium contains the following:
- a CDS encoding penicillin-binding transpeptidase domain-containing protein, translated to MAHTEKSEKALQQKEEKIRLMLVFGGMALLALGVIVRLIWVQILNAAEYRERAQRQYEFKATIPALRGSILDRYGRRLASSITTVSFAADPKLLEDKDSVAAAFARVFGKPKEYYLKKLSEQTRFVWLERNQPPSKVEALLTLSDAGLIVRKDVHRRYENLASHVIGFVDADNRGISGLEKQLDEWLRGKDGFLTMQRTARGTAFPAVGAPHSDAIAGYDVELTIDADVQAIVEDELQHGVARSGASAGIAIVMNVHTGEILALANVPDFDMNQKTTYHPEATRNRAVTDAFEPGSTFKLVVLAAAVQHQLVKPDERIYAENGRYRIQNRVITDHEKLGTVTFRQAIAHSSNIVAAKTALKLGKEKFYATAKAFGFGEKTGIDLLGEVSGRLKPVQEWSGLSLPWMAHGYEVMVTPIQLITAYAAVANGGELMKPFVVRRILREGNVVETFSPVVRRRVLSSEVAQELRQYLKAVVDSGTGRAARIEGIAVAGKTGTAQQLESGNYRTGRYVASFVGFFPAEAPEFAVLVMMINPTNGYYGGIAAAPVFSSIGGRMLSTLGETYRDKLARVLPPSREQIFLDTVQSVIVPNVCGLSAEEAKAFLRLHKLDFRRDNALHDPVQQVVLQQGIEAGKRVPIWTKVPLTFSEIAHHESAHHSKRMPMLIGLRADRALFEASRLGLRLELEGKSGKVVAQSPKAGERITDGEVCTLILN